A single window of Sphingobacterium sp. ML3W DNA harbors:
- a CDS encoding site-specific integrase, with amino-acid sequence METTKKSTFKVLFYLKKNAPKKNGKVTVMCRITVNGKQSAFSTKLDISATNWDLKYGRVLGKSREAQEVNGKLDKIRLGIEECYSKILKNEGAVNSAKLKNAFLGMESGELTFFKFYEQFLSDYEKKVNSGLRVNGTRSKYKILLKHLRNFALTKYGYSDLSFNDLTPDFVQDFDYYLRDDQSLTHNTIWLYMIGFTTLCRLAMNRKHLAFNPFSEYKNTKKDKDRGYLLRNELEQLVMFNCEKKKDELIKDLFVFSCFTGLSYSDMKGLKNSNIQDFFDGNEWIIVRRKKTATSSNVMLLDIPKMIIEKYAGLAKDGKVFPVPSNSSCNDRLKVISQLIDCLKAKKVTFHLARHTFATLFLSEGVPLESLSKMLGHKNIATTQIYAKILNEKVGKDMRKVSHKFKGLEQSFVASL; translated from the coding sequence ATGGAAACGACAAAAAAATCAACATTTAAGGTATTGTTCTACCTTAAAAAGAACGCCCCGAAGAAAAACGGAAAGGTTACGGTTATGTGCAGGATTACCGTAAACGGTAAGCAGTCTGCATTCAGTACCAAGTTGGATATTTCCGCAACAAATTGGGATTTGAAGTACGGCAGGGTTTTGGGTAAAAGCCGAGAAGCCCAGGAAGTAAACGGCAAACTTGATAAAATCCGTTTGGGTATCGAGGAATGCTATTCCAAAATCCTAAAGAATGAGGGAGCGGTAAACAGTGCTAAACTCAAAAATGCTTTCCTAGGTATGGAAAGCGGAGAACTGACCTTTTTCAAATTTTACGAACAGTTCCTTTCTGACTATGAGAAAAAAGTAAACAGCGGACTTCGGGTAAATGGTACACGCAGTAAATACAAAATACTTTTGAAACATCTTCGAAATTTTGCACTTACAAAATACGGTTACTCTGACTTATCATTTAATGACCTTACACCTGATTTTGTGCAGGACTTTGATTATTACCTGCGTGACGACCAAAGTTTGACACACAACACTATTTGGCTGTATATGATTGGATTTACCACGCTTTGCCGATTAGCAATGAACAGAAAGCATCTTGCCTTTAATCCGTTCAGCGAGTATAAGAACACCAAAAAAGACAAAGACCGTGGTTATCTGTTACGGAACGAGTTGGAACAGCTTGTAATGTTCAACTGTGAGAAAAAGAAAGATGAATTAATAAAAGACCTCTTTGTTTTCAGTTGTTTTACAGGGCTTTCCTATTCAGATATGAAAGGACTTAAAAACAGTAATATTCAGGATTTCTTTGATGGTAACGAGTGGATTATCGTTCGAAGAAAAAAAACGGCTACATCATCAAACGTGATGCTGTTGGATATTCCGAAAATGATTATCGAAAAGTATGCAGGATTGGCAAAGGATGGAAAGGTATTTCCTGTACCATCTAACAGTTCCTGTAATGATAGACTAAAGGTAATATCCCAACTGATTGACTGCCTTAAAGCAAAGAAAGTAACCTTTCATTTGGCACGCCATACGTTTGCCACCCTATTTTTGAGTGAGGGTGTTCCGTTGGAGAGTTTGAGCAAAATGTTAGGGCATAAAAACATTGCCACCACACAGATTTACGCCAAGATACTTAACGAGAAAGTTGGCAAGGATATGCGAAAGGTATCACATAAATTTAAAGGATTGGAGCAGTCTTTTGTTGCAAGCCTGTAA
- a CDS encoding nucleoside triphosphate pyrophosphohydrolase family protein has protein sequence MTDPKTLTSVAEFHKVFQHPILEKPTIPNEKRSALRVSLIAEELKELEEAIQNNDLVEVADALCDIQYVLAGAVLEFGLKDKFNELFEEVQRSNMSKACQSIAEAEATIQHYKDTKDVDSYYKEVDGLFLVFRTEDNKTLKSINYSPADLKTIIEK, from the coding sequence ATGACTGATCCAAAAACATTAACATCCGTAGCTGAATTTCATAAAGTTTTCCAACATCCTATATTAGAAAAGCCTACAATACCCAATGAAAAAAGAAGTGCTTTACGGGTATCTTTGATTGCAGAAGAATTGAAAGAATTGGAAGAAGCTATTCAGAATAATGATCTTGTAGAAGTAGCTGATGCTTTATGTGATATACAATATGTACTAGCAGGTGCCGTTCTGGAATTTGGACTAAAAGACAAATTTAATGAATTATTTGAGGAGGTTCAACGCTCAAATATGAGCAAAGCATGCCAATCCATAGCAGAAGCAGAAGCGACTATCCAACACTATAAGGATACCAAAGATGTAGATAGCTATTATAAAGAAGTAGACGGGCTATTTTTAGTATTCAGAACAGAAGATAATAAAACGTTAAAATCGATTAATTATTCTCCAGCAGATTTAAAAACAATCATAGAAAAATAG
- a CDS encoding TIGR01212 family radical SAM protein (This family includes YhcC from E. coli K-12, an uncharacterized radical SAM protein.): MSTLLDIGQKPYNHYGSYLKKKYNGQRVYKVIVDGNFTCPNRDGSKGYGGCSYCNVDSFTPESARKMPTIREQVEEGIKRAREGYRADKFIIYFQPNTNTYAPAHFLKAMYDEALAVCPEDTVGLSVGTRPDCIDFEKVALLESYCDRYDVDLEMGMESIYDDTLNRINRGCSHEELQTALKLVENSPLEICVHTIFGFPWESKEMMLKYADEINKHPQIKFVKLHHLHIVEGSIMGVQYKREPFHVFSIEEYSDFLAEFIPLLRPDIVIQRLFGLADQDLLIAPNWGMKKSAIQTYIDKMLERKEAIQGSKYIG, encoded by the coding sequence ATGAGTACATTATTAGATATAGGACAAAAGCCATATAATCATTATGGTTCTTATTTGAAGAAGAAATATAATGGTCAACGTGTATATAAAGTCATTGTAGATGGCAATTTTACTTGTCCAAATCGTGATGGAAGTAAAGGTTATGGGGGCTGTTCATATTGTAATGTAGATTCATTTACGCCTGAATCGGCTCGGAAAATGCCAACAATTCGTGAGCAAGTAGAAGAAGGTATTAAAAGAGCTAGGGAGGGATATCGTGCGGATAAATTTATAATTTATTTTCAACCAAATACCAATACCTATGCGCCGGCGCATTTTCTTAAGGCCATGTATGATGAAGCGTTAGCGGTCTGTCCTGAAGACACTGTTGGTTTGTCTGTAGGTACGCGTCCTGATTGTATTGATTTTGAGAAAGTCGCTTTATTGGAAAGTTACTGTGATCGATATGATGTTGACCTAGAAATGGGTATGGAGTCAATTTATGATGATACTTTAAATAGGATCAATCGGGGTTGTTCGCATGAAGAATTGCAAACTGCTTTAAAGTTGGTGGAAAATAGTCCGTTAGAGATTTGTGTACATACTATTTTTGGCTTTCCCTGGGAATCTAAAGAAATGATGTTGAAGTATGCGGATGAAATTAATAAGCATCCTCAGATCAAATTTGTAAAGTTACATCACTTACATATTGTAGAGGGATCTATAATGGGAGTACAATATAAGCGAGAGCCTTTTCATGTATTTTCCATAGAAGAGTATAGTGATTTTCTGGCTGAATTTATTCCATTATTGCGTCCGGATATTGTTATTCAACGTTTATTTGGCTTAGCAGATCAAGATTTATTGATTGCGCCAAATTGGGGAATGAAAAAATCTGCCATTCAGACCTATATTGATAAGATGTTAGAACGAAAAGAAGCGATACAGGGCTCTAAATATATTGGATAG
- a CDS encoding pseudouridine synthase, whose amino-acid sequence MPFSNNRNSRDDKSKNSRSTSENFKPRGDRSKDDRSSNFKESKRPRSTPFGTKDNADRPYNNDRKSFGGDRPFKKFDGDNTDRKRSFDKPFNKDGKSFGGDRPFKKFDGANSDRKRSFDKPFSKDGKSFGSDRPFNKFDGANSDRKRSFDKPFNKEGKSFGGDRPFNKFDGANSDRKRSFDKPFNKEGRTFGDKPFNKEGRTFGDKPFNKEGRAYGDKPFNKEGRTFGDKPFNKEGRTFGDKPFNKEGRAYGDKPFKKFDGDNSDRKRTFDKPFNKEGRAFGDRPDKEDRTFQKTEGEQTDFKRSTRDKSDRLYKSSHKKFSTEEERKEGATERNFTERPKRTKSSAKDDGTIRLNRYIANSGVCSRRKADELIAAGVVSVNGEFVTELGTKVDPAKDDIKYNGERLKREKMVYVLLNKPKDYITTTDDPQERHTVMELVSKATKERIYPVGRLDRNTTGLLLMTNDGNLAEKLSHPRNNISKIYNVELSKNLTQGDFNKIVFGLELEDGFVKPDDLSYVTGGTKREIGIQIHSGKNRIVRRIFESLGYEVIKLDRVVYANLTKKDLPRGRWRYIEERELVQLKHLI is encoded by the coding sequence ATGCCATTCAGCAATAACAGGAACAGTCGTGATGACAAGTCCAAAAACTCAAGAAGTACCTCAGAAAACTTCAAACCAAGAGGCGATCGTTCAAAGGATGATAGATCCTCTAATTTCAAAGAAAGTAAAAGACCGAGAAGTACACCATTCGGCACTAAAGATAACGCAGACAGACCATATAATAACGACAGAAAATCTTTTGGAGGTGATAGACCTTTCAAAAAATTTGATGGCGATAACACCGATAGAAAAAGAAGTTTCGACAAACCTTTCAATAAAGACGGTAAATCTTTTGGCGGCGACAGACCTTTCAAAAAGTTTGATGGCGCTAACTCCGACAGAAAAAGAAGTTTCGACAAACCTTTCAGTAAAGACGGTAAATCTTTTGGTAGCGACAGACCTTTCAACAAGTTTGATGGCGCTAACTCCGACAGAAAAAGAAGTTTCGACAAACCTTTCAATAAGGAAGGTAAATCTTTTGGCGGTGACAGACCTTTCAATAAATTTGACGGTGCTAATTCCGATAGAAAAAGATCATTCGATAAACCTTTCAATAAAGAAGGTAGAACTTTTGGCGACAAACCTTTCAATAAAGAAGGCAGAACTTTTGGCGACAAACCTTTCAACAAAGAAGGTAGAGCTTATGGTGACAAACCTTTCAATAAAGAAGGTAGAACTTTTGGCGACAAACCTTTCAATAAAGAAGGTAGAACTTTTGGCGACAAACCTTTCAATAAAGAAGGTAGAGCTTATGGCGACAAACCTTTCAAAAAGTTTGACGGCGATAACTCCGATAGAAAAAGAACATTCGACAAACCTTTTAACAAAGAAGGTAGAGCTTTTGGTGATAGACCAGATAAAGAAGATAGAACTTTTCAAAAAACTGAAGGAGAGCAAACAGATTTTAAACGTTCTACAAGAGATAAATCAGATAGACTATATAAATCTTCACATAAAAAATTCAGTACTGAAGAGGAGCGTAAAGAAGGTGCTACGGAGAGAAATTTCACGGAAAGACCTAAACGTACTAAATCTTCAGCGAAAGATGACGGCACAATTCGTTTGAATCGCTACATCGCTAACTCAGGAGTATGTTCTAGAAGAAAAGCAGATGAATTAATCGCAGCAGGTGTTGTTAGCGTTAATGGCGAATTCGTTACTGAATTAGGAACGAAAGTTGATCCAGCTAAAGACGACATCAAGTATAATGGTGAGCGTTTGAAACGTGAAAAAATGGTTTATGTTTTATTAAACAAACCTAAAGATTATATTACGACAACAGACGATCCACAAGAACGTCATACTGTAATGGAATTGGTTTCAAAAGCAACAAAAGAACGTATCTACCCTGTAGGTCGACTTGACAGAAACACCACTGGACTATTATTGATGACCAATGATGGTAATTTAGCTGAAAAGCTATCGCACCCTCGTAATAATATTAGCAAAATCTATAACGTTGAACTAAGTAAAAACTTAACTCAAGGTGATTTTAATAAAATTGTTTTCGGTCTTGAATTAGAAGATGGTTTTGTAAAACCAGATGATTTAAGCTACGTAACAGGTGGAACCAAACGCGAAATAGGTATTCAGATTCACAGTGGTAAAAATCGTATCGTTAGACGTATTTTCGAATCTTTGGGTTACGAAGTAATCAAACTAGACCGTGTTGTATATGCTAATTTGACTAAAAAGGATTTACCTAGAGGTCGTTGGAGATACATCGAAGAACGTGAACTAGTTCAATTGAAGCATTTAATTTAA
- a CDS encoding energy transducer TonB: protein MRKIALLFLLYVLTATVGYAQVTSQTLYTKNGKETKELDKAYYAKIIMLPNQNSKDTLVEEFYIANNKLKLQGTVTNLSGSKFKGKKYELFENGNLKSELMYSNHSQQIDTAFYYHENGKIKSILYYPFSVDTKGKYKIETPLYLIYADSTGKILLKDGYGFAVSDDTYTYEEGNYVNHKKEGEWKGHFSGKRYTFTETFKEDKLISGITTDSVGHKTPYDSINGSNPPNYPGGISKLMQFIGQNYNYPTPALHAGINGVVEIQFIVDKSGEPRDFKIKRDLGYGTGEAALRVAKKMKKWEPGHIRGIAVNVSYFLPIRLSTSR from the coding sequence ATGAGAAAAATCGCACTACTTTTCCTATTGTATGTACTTACGGCTACAGTAGGCTATGCACAAGTGACGTCTCAAACTTTATACACAAAAAATGGAAAAGAAACCAAAGAATTAGATAAAGCATATTACGCTAAAATCATAATGTTACCGAACCAAAATAGTAAAGATACGCTAGTTGAAGAATTCTATATAGCAAATAACAAATTAAAATTACAAGGAACAGTAACAAACCTATCTGGTTCAAAATTCAAAGGAAAGAAATATGAACTCTTTGAAAATGGTAATCTAAAATCAGAGCTGATGTACTCAAACCATTCTCAACAGATTGATACCGCATTCTATTACCATGAAAACGGAAAAATAAAATCAATACTGTATTACCCTTTCTCAGTAGACACAAAAGGAAAATATAAAATCGAAACCCCTCTCTATTTAATCTATGCCGATTCAACGGGTAAAATTCTGTTAAAAGACGGATATGGCTTCGCAGTTTCAGATGACACCTATACCTACGAGGAGGGAAATTATGTAAACCACAAAAAAGAAGGCGAATGGAAAGGGCACTTTAGTGGAAAGCGATACACCTTTACAGAAACTTTCAAAGAAGATAAACTTATTTCGGGCATTACAACAGATTCAGTAGGTCATAAAACACCATATGATTCGATCAATGGCTCTAATCCTCCGAACTATCCTGGTGGAATTTCAAAATTGATGCAATTCATCGGTCAAAATTATAATTATCCAACACCAGCATTACATGCTGGTATAAATGGCGTTGTAGAAATCCAATTCATTGTTGATAAAAGTGGTGAACCAAGAGATTTTAAAATAAAGAGAGATCTCGGTTATGGAACAGGAGAAGCAGCACTACGAGTGGCAAAAAAAATGAAGAAATGGGAACCTGGACACATAAGAGGTATAGCAGTAAATGTAAGTTACTTTTTACCCATTCGATTAAGTACATCCCGATAA
- a CDS encoding lytic transglycosylase domain-containing protein, with the protein MFRKKVLCCSLILSALVLSKLYSNPNTIATGDDKIIAMIAPSNLAHEEDEKEKNADNDNYDHYLSSLTFANDTLPINRPHVESKLLRYFKNFSFSKRGSYSLHKKAATHLPQIEKILASYGIPDDFKYVPLVESGLDRGVVSSKGAGGYWQFMPATARLYGLKVNGSVDERRDLVKSTHAAAKYIKSLYKQFGNWTLVAAAYNVGGGSLRGSIRRQKEDSYYDLKLNNETGAYVYKLISMKEIIENPQKHGYTRYANRADLDDQKENLL; encoded by the coding sequence ATGTTTAGAAAAAAAGTATTATGTTGTAGTCTGATTTTGTCGGCGTTAGTGTTGTCAAAATTGTACTCAAACCCAAACACAATTGCTACAGGTGATGATAAGATCATTGCTATGATAGCGCCAAGTAATCTTGCTCATGAGGAAGATGAAAAGGAAAAGAATGCAGATAATGATAACTATGATCATTATTTAAGTTCATTAACATTTGCGAATGATACATTGCCGATTAATCGGCCACATGTTGAAAGTAAATTGTTGCGATATTTTAAAAACTTCTCTTTCAGTAAGAGAGGCTCTTACAGTCTTCATAAAAAAGCAGCGACTCATCTGCCGCAGATTGAAAAGATTTTAGCATCCTATGGCATTCCTGACGACTTTAAGTACGTTCCGCTTGTTGAGAGTGGACTGGACCGTGGAGTTGTTTCATCTAAGGGAGCTGGTGGTTATTGGCAGTTTATGCCTGCTACTGCCAGACTTTATGGATTGAAAGTAAATGGAAGTGTTGATGAGAGACGAGATTTAGTTAAGTCTACTCATGCGGCAGCTAAGTACATTAAATCACTATACAAACAGTTTGGAAACTGGACACTTGTTGCAGCTGCTTACAATGTCGGTGGTGGTAGTCTTAGAGGTTCTATCAGACGTCAGAAGGAGGATAGTTATTACGATTTGAAATTGAATAATGAAACCGGTGCTTACGTCTACAAGTTGATTTCTATGAAAGAAATTATTGAAAACCCTCAAAAGCATGGCTATACTCGGTATGCTAACCGAGCTGATTTAGATGATCAGAAGGAAAACTTGTTATAA
- a CDS encoding LolA family protein translates to MKKTKAILLSLIALVCTIPAIAQQDAAAQKLLAEVSKKYDSYQTIQASFSFSVVQAANKNGYSDAGTLYLDKKNNRYHISMKNQELISDAKSLYTILKDEKEVQIAEIENSNDAIDPSNIFSFYKTGFKYRLIANEKSGTTLLNVVELTALDTKKNYSKIKLRINSSTKLIHDATIYDKNGGQYNYTIKSQNPNKTLDNTLFTFNKGKYSGYEIVDLR, encoded by the coding sequence ATGAAAAAAACAAAAGCTATTTTACTAAGTCTAATAGCCTTAGTATGTACAATTCCAGCAATTGCACAACAAGATGCAGCCGCACAAAAGCTATTAGCAGAAGTCAGTAAAAAGTATGACAGTTATCAAACGATACAAGCCTCATTCTCTTTTTCGGTGGTTCAAGCGGCAAACAAAAATGGTTATTCGGACGCAGGTACACTTTATTTAGATAAAAAGAACAATAGGTACCACATTTCAATGAAAAATCAAGAGTTGATTTCAGATGCAAAGAGTCTCTATACGATCTTAAAAGATGAAAAAGAGGTTCAGATCGCTGAAATAGAAAACAGCAATGATGCAATTGACCCCAGTAATATCTTTAGTTTTTATAAAACTGGATTCAAGTACAGGTTAATTGCAAATGAAAAATCTGGTACAACACTTTTAAACGTAGTCGAATTGACAGCACTAGATACTAAAAAGAATTATTCTAAGATCAAGCTTCGCATCAACAGTTCTACAAAACTTATTCATGATGCGACCATCTATGATAAAAATGGAGGGCAATATAACTATACCATAAAAAGTCAAAATCCAAATAAAACGTTGGACAATACTTTATTTACTTTTAACAAAGGAAAATACAGTGGATATGAAATCGTCGACTTAAGGTAA
- a CDS encoding DUF4397 domain-containing protein has product MKKALFFGFGIIVFMLALNSCNKLDDDYSYREISAVSAVNVVPGSTGLDIGLDQNKLNNNWEGVFSYNRVLNYKNAYPGSRLVRVFDPNATVGDSALVSQKIDLTPGKYYSLYVIGKDKIEILTTEDDFGTLRSGFAKFRFMNLSSEAPKLTLTFNDTDSLSVKDKAYKDLDNFKEIAISEVYKLKVNGVGMSELLADFRPEEKEIYTIYASGLKSSNDIDKRYSLQIVKHK; this is encoded by the coding sequence ATGAAAAAAGCATTATTTTTTGGATTTGGTATAATAGTTTTTATGCTGGCTCTAAATTCATGTAATAAACTGGATGATGATTACTCTTATAGAGAAATATCAGCTGTGTCTGCCGTGAATGTTGTTCCTGGTTCTACTGGATTGGATATTGGATTAGATCAAAATAAATTGAACAATAATTGGGAGGGAGTTTTTTCTTACAATCGAGTTTTGAATTATAAAAACGCTTATCCTGGTAGTAGGTTGGTTCGTGTATTTGATCCGAATGCTACTGTTGGCGATTCAGCGTTAGTGAGCCAAAAAATAGATCTAACACCTGGGAAATATTACAGCCTCTATGTGATTGGAAAGGATAAAATTGAAATTTTGACTACTGAGGATGATTTTGGAACCTTAAGAAGTGGGTTTGCTAAATTTAGATTCATGAATTTGAGTTCTGAAGCTCCTAAATTGACGCTTACCTTCAACGATACAGATAGTTTATCCGTGAAAGACAAGGCTTATAAGGACTTGGATAATTTTAAGGAAATCGCGATTTCTGAAGTATATAAACTAAAAGTAAATGGTGTAGGTATGTCTGAACTTCTAGCCGATTTCAGACCTGAAGAGAAGGAAATATATACTATTTATGCTTCTGGATTAAAGTCGAGTAACGATATTGATAAAAGGTATAGTCTTCAAATTGTTAAGCATAAATAA
- a CDS encoding FtsK/SpoIIIE family DNA translocase — protein sequence MSNKGNTFRPSSANTSFKRISKKETPKNKKVENKEEVPARDLTELQQKIIKIFGAFLILCAILLGVAFVSYLFTWSEDQSYIATNNGGWGTVLYTAEEIDNPDVELPVVHNSLGKYGALFANQFIYNWFGIASFLFVLVFFVIGYKLLYKKSILPVYRTIIYSFIAIVFISLTLGFLHSFIDKVPHILEGKFGFWTNKLLEAQIGTVGVAGILIFAYLTTLILVYNLDLKFSIFDSRKNKEYDEDNIDIEEEEAIYTNSIRPSESNPSETIASEPISNRRGSYNPAPSLNEKFQSHRNNDAPQSEEPLANKEIILPVTEIKPENKIVIPFEIEAPAANKQETSPIEENSISFTVDQPVELDPIIEEVIDASHELEVESLKEEKTITANDLVAQFGQYDPKLDLPGYQHPTLDLLRDYGSGKITINQQELEANKNKIVDTLRNYNIEIEHIKATIGPTVTLYEIIPKPGVRISKIKNLEDDIALSLAALGIRIIAPMPGKGTIGIEVPNSSPEMVSMKSVIATEKFQKTDMDLPIALGKTISNEVYIADLAKMPHLLVAGATGQGKSVGINAILTSLLYKKHPAELKFVLVDPKKVELSLFKKVERHFLAKLPGEEDAIITDTKKVINTLNSLCIEMDQRYDLLKNGQVRNLKEYNAKFVNRRLNPEEGHRFLPFIVLIVDEFADLMMTAGKEVETPIARLAQLARAVGIHLVIATQRPSVNIITGTIKANFPARLAFRVLSKVDSRTILDSGGADQLIGRGDMLLSTGSDLIRIQCAFVDTPEVETISDFIGGQRGYPSAFMLPEYVDESGDGSGSTDFDFTDRDQLFEEAARMIVMHQQGSTSLIQRKLKLGYNRAGRIIDQLEAAGIVGPFEGSKAREVLYPDEYSLEQFLETLRKN from the coding sequence ATGTCAAATAAAGGAAATACATTTAGACCATCTAGCGCTAATACATCATTTAAGAGGATTTCTAAAAAAGAAACCCCCAAAAATAAGAAAGTTGAAAATAAAGAGGAAGTTCCAGCTAGAGACTTAACAGAATTGCAGCAAAAAATAATTAAAATTTTTGGTGCATTTCTCATATTATGTGCTATTCTGTTAGGAGTTGCTTTTGTTTCTTATCTGTTTACTTGGTCTGAAGACCAGAGTTATATTGCCACAAATAACGGTGGTTGGGGCACGGTACTCTATACAGCAGAAGAAATCGATAATCCAGATGTAGAATTACCCGTTGTACATAACAGCTTAGGAAAGTATGGTGCTTTATTCGCAAATCAATTTATTTATAACTGGTTCGGAATAGCATCGTTTTTATTTGTATTGGTTTTCTTTGTCATTGGCTATAAATTATTGTATAAAAAATCAATACTCCCTGTTTACAGAACCATTATTTATTCCTTCATTGCCATTGTTTTCATATCGCTCACATTAGGGTTTTTGCATAGCTTCATTGATAAAGTACCACATATTCTAGAAGGAAAATTTGGGTTTTGGACAAACAAATTACTTGAAGCACAAATAGGTACGGTAGGTGTAGCAGGAATATTGATCTTTGCTTATCTGACAACATTGATATTGGTTTATAATCTAGATTTGAAATTTAGTATTTTCGATTCTCGTAAAAATAAAGAATACGACGAAGACAATATTGATATCGAGGAAGAGGAAGCTATTTATACCAATTCAATTCGTCCATCAGAATCGAATCCATCAGAAACGATTGCTTCAGAACCGATAAGCAATAGAAGAGGGTCGTATAATCCAGCTCCTAGCCTCAATGAAAAATTTCAATCCCACAGAAACAATGATGCTCCACAGAGCGAGGAACCTCTTGCGAATAAAGAGATCATATTACCTGTAACTGAAATAAAACCAGAAAACAAAATTGTTATTCCATTTGAAATCGAGGCTCCTGCAGCAAATAAACAAGAGACCTCCCCTATCGAAGAGAACAGCATTTCATTTACTGTTGATCAACCAGTTGAGCTAGATCCCATCATTGAAGAAGTAATAGATGCTAGTCATGAACTGGAAGTAGAATCACTCAAAGAAGAGAAGACGATAACGGCAAATGATCTTGTAGCACAATTTGGTCAATATGACCCTAAATTAGATTTGCCAGGATACCAGCACCCAACTTTAGATCTATTGAGAGATTATGGTTCTGGAAAGATTACCATAAACCAACAAGAGCTAGAAGCGAATAAAAATAAAATCGTCGATACCTTAAGAAATTATAACATCGAGATTGAACATATCAAGGCGACGATAGGTCCAACTGTCACCTTATATGAAATCATTCCTAAACCCGGTGTTCGTATTTCAAAAATTAAAAATCTGGAAGATGACATTGCCTTAAGTTTAGCAGCACTTGGTATCCGTATCATTGCACCAATGCCTGGTAAAGGAACCATTGGTATTGAGGTGCCAAATAGCAGCCCAGAAATGGTATCCATGAAATCTGTTATTGCAACGGAAAAATTCCAAAAAACAGATATGGATTTACCTATTGCATTAGGAAAGACCATTTCCAACGAAGTCTATATTGCCGATTTAGCAAAAATGCCACACTTACTTGTAGCTGGAGCTACTGGGCAGGGTAAATCCGTCGGTATCAACGCAATTTTAACATCTTTACTTTATAAAAAACATCCAGCAGAATTAAAGTTCGTATTGGTCGATCCAAAAAAAGTAGAGCTTTCTCTATTCAAAAAAGTAGAGCGACACTTCTTAGCAAAATTACCAGGAGAAGAAGATGCTATTATTACAGATACAAAGAAGGTTATCAACACGTTAAACTCACTTTGTATTGAAATGGATCAACGTTATGACCTGTTAAAAAATGGGCAAGTACGTAATTTAAAAGAATATAATGCAAAATTTGTCAATCGCAGATTAAACCCTGAGGAGGGTCATCGATTCTTACCCTTTATAGTTCTTATAGTAGATGAGTTTGCCGACTTGATGATGACGGCTGGTAAAGAAGTAGAAACGCCCATTGCACGTTTAGCGCAGCTAGCCCGTGCCGTTGGTATCCACTTAGTAATTGCCACCCAACGTCCTTCAGTTAATATCATTACAGGTACGATTAAGGCGAATTTCCCAGCACGTTTGGCATTCCGCGTATTATCCAAAGTAGATTCACGAACTATTTTGGATTCCGGTGGTGCAGATCAGTTGATCGGACGAGGAGATATGCTGCTATCAACGGGTAGTGATTTAATTCGTATTCAGTGTGCATTCGTAGACACGCCAGAAGTAGAGACGATTTCGGACTTTATAGGAGGCCAACGTGGATATCCGTCGGCGTTTATGTTACCTGAATATGTTGATGAAAGTGGTGATGGCTCAGGTTCAACAGATTTTGATTTCACGGACAGAGATCAATTATTCGAAGAAGCAGCACGCATGATCGTCATGCATCAACAAGGGTCGACCTCACTTATCCAACGTAAATTAAAGTTGGGCTACAATAGAGCTGGAAGAATAATTGATCAGTTGGAAGCTGCCGGAATTGTCGGACCTTTTGAAGGTAGCAAAGCCCGTGAAGTGCTCTATCCTGATGAATATTCTTTAGAACAGTTTTTAGAAACATTAAGGAAGAATTAA